A window from Pararhizobium capsulatum DSM 1112 encodes these proteins:
- the hutH gene encoding histidine ammonia-lyase, whose translation MTVTISPGKNVLADWRGIYWGQSFELDKGAYPQISAGAAAVEAIIKSGAPVYGINTGFGKLASVRISDDNLAQLQRNLVLSHSVGVGDYLAPQIVRLIGALKIASLSQGASGAQLATLLMIEKIIALGLTPAVPAQGSVGASGDLAPLAHFVAAMMGEGEFLVDGKASPAMDVLIANNVEPLALSPKEGLALLNGTQVSTGLALAGLFEIERAFHSALVTGALSLDGAKGTDVPFDARIHALRPHPGQVDVAKTYRSLIDGSEIRESHRNCSKVQDPYCLRCMPQVMGACLDAMRHAAGILAIEAQSVSDNPLIFDNGDVLSGGNFHAEPVAFAADHLALVAVEIGSMSERRSSLLLDTSLSGLPPFLTEDAGLNSGLMMGQITAAALTSENKQKATPAVIDTIPTSANQEDHVSMATHGARRLLAMAQNTQTIVAIELMTAGQACDFHKPLDSSKPLERARASLRSVVAHLDEDRRQGPDIAAALKLVREGVLIDAVGHDFFPEI comes from the coding sequence ATGACCGTCACGATATCACCGGGTAAAAACGTTTTAGCGGATTGGCGCGGCATTTACTGGGGCCAGTCGTTCGAACTCGACAAAGGGGCCTACCCGCAGATCTCCGCCGGCGCGGCGGCAGTCGAGGCGATCATCAAGTCCGGCGCGCCAGTCTACGGTATCAACACGGGCTTCGGGAAACTTGCGTCGGTTCGAATTTCCGACGACAACCTCGCACAGCTTCAGCGAAACCTTGTCCTGTCACACTCAGTCGGCGTTGGCGACTACCTCGCGCCGCAGATCGTACGCCTCATCGGCGCACTCAAGATCGCCAGCCTCTCACAGGGCGCGTCAGGCGCACAGCTTGCGACCTTGCTGATGATCGAAAAGATCATTGCTCTTGGCCTCACCCCTGCGGTTCCGGCACAGGGATCGGTCGGCGCTTCGGGCGACCTGGCTCCGCTGGCGCATTTCGTTGCCGCAATGATGGGTGAAGGCGAATTCCTGGTCGATGGCAAGGCATCGCCAGCTATGGATGTGCTGATCGCGAACAACGTCGAGCCCTTGGCACTTTCCCCAAAGGAAGGCTTGGCGCTTCTTAATGGCACTCAGGTCTCCACGGGCCTGGCGCTCGCCGGACTGTTCGAGATCGAGCGCGCGTTTCACTCTGCCCTCGTTACGGGCGCTTTGTCGCTTGACGGTGCAAAAGGGACCGACGTTCCGTTCGACGCGCGCATTCATGCACTCCGGCCCCACCCTGGACAGGTAGACGTCGCGAAAACCTACCGTTCGCTCATTGACGGCTCTGAAATTCGCGAGAGCCATCGCAACTGTAGCAAGGTACAGGATCCCTACTGCCTACGGTGCATGCCGCAGGTGATGGGGGCATGCCTAGACGCCATGCGACACGCAGCTGGCATTCTTGCGATCGAGGCGCAAAGCGTCTCGGACAATCCCCTTATATTCGATAACGGGGACGTTCTCTCGGGCGGCAATTTCCATGCAGAACCCGTCGCCTTCGCAGCCGACCACCTTGCGCTTGTGGCCGTGGAAATCGGCTCCATGTCGGAACGCAGAAGCAGTCTGTTGCTGGATACCTCCCTGTCCGGCCTTCCTCCATTCCTGACGGAAGACGCGGGTCTGAACTCCGGATTGATGATGGGACAGATCACAGCCGCCGCCCTGACATCCGAAAACAAGCAGAAAGCGACACCTGCGGTTATTGACACCATCCCCACGTCGGCCAACCAAGAAGATCACGTCTCCATGGCAACGCATGGCGCGCGACGCTTGCTCGCAATGGCTCAGAACACACAGACCATTGTGGCGATTGAACTCATGACTGCTGGACAGGCATGCGACTTCCATAAGCCGCTGGATTCGTCGAAGCCGCTTGAGCGGGCGCGAGCCAGTCTCCGCTCCGTGGTCGCCCACCTGGACGAGGACCGACGCCAGGGCCCTGATATCGCTGCCGCATTGAAGCTCGTCCGTGAGGGCGTCCTGATAGACGCTGTCGGACACGATTTCTTCCCTGAAATTTAA
- a CDS encoding LysR family transcriptional regulator: MSSSTQRIPPLHDVDIRLLRIFKSVVECKGFSAAEETLGVGRSTISKHVADLEERLLIRLCERGRSGFNVTPHGQIVYEATIELLDSLDHFRSRVALAKGRLSGSINLWVMDNTQLEHGNPLAVALEVFKRRPGSATININTAGPEAVEDAVLNRLANVGVTIANSDLPGLTYRAVGVETNALYCSTSNEIARALDGKRIDDALLTKCDFVTRGYLRSVPTIRGRHWKSTAVAYHVEATLQLILSGQYLGILPDHIARPWVDNGRIIKLPMPEAEDSTTISLVFRTKSKSLPLVTAMGEDIAEAYRHTRKQP, encoded by the coding sequence ATGTCATCGAGCACTCAACGCATACCGCCGCTTCACGACGTGGACATTCGTCTACTGCGGATATTCAAGTCGGTTGTGGAATGTAAGGGTTTTTCGGCCGCGGAAGAAACACTTGGCGTCGGTCGGTCGACAATCAGTAAACATGTCGCCGATCTCGAGGAACGTCTACTCATCCGGCTCTGCGAGCGCGGGAGGTCTGGCTTCAATGTGACACCTCACGGGCAGATCGTCTACGAGGCGACGATTGAGCTGTTGGATTCGCTCGATCATTTTCGTTCACGAGTGGCGCTCGCCAAAGGCAGGCTTTCCGGATCGATCAATCTTTGGGTGATGGACAATACCCAGCTCGAACACGGCAATCCGCTCGCCGTCGCGCTCGAGGTCTTCAAACGACGCCCCGGAAGTGCAACGATCAACATCAATACGGCAGGCCCCGAAGCAGTGGAAGATGCTGTGTTGAACCGACTTGCAAACGTTGGCGTTACCATAGCGAACAGCGACTTGCCGGGCCTGACCTATCGTGCCGTCGGGGTCGAAACCAACGCGCTATACTGCTCGACGAGTAACGAAATAGCGCGCGCGCTCGACGGAAAGCGGATCGACGACGCTTTGCTCACCAAATGCGATTTTGTGACCAGAGGGTACCTTCGCAGCGTTCCGACCATACGGGGACGTCATTGGAAATCGACGGCTGTCGCCTATCACGTGGAAGCGACGCTACAGCTTATACTCAGCGGTCAGTATCTTGGGATTTTACCTGATCACATTGCAAGGCCCTGGGTGGATAATGGGCGTATTATCAAGTTACCGATGCCAGAAGCCGAGGACAGCACGACGATATCTCTTGTGTTTCGGACAAAATCCAAGAGCCTTCCGCTCGTAACAGCCATGGGGGAAGACATCGCCGAGGCATACCGTCATACGAGAAAACAGCCTTAG
- a CDS encoding urocanate hydratase: MLKTNAAPILRTVKAQRGSHLRCKGWRQESILRMLENNLENAESAENLVVYGGIGKAARNWESFHAIVEALKNLENDETLAIQAGMPVAIFKTHRLAPRVVMGNTNVIKADWPMFYGLLAKNLTTYSSYTAGPWQYIGSQGVVEGTFETLALVADEHFGGDLAGRIFFTAGLGGMGRSQPFAMGMHGGVTVCVEVREEIIDQRIASGYADMRVDSLKEAITLAEEAKKERRALSIIVSGNMCDVLEEAVSLEWKPDIVTEMCPCHDPYALIASGLAPRDAVDLRTQNPDEYMARSRATMLRMVKSLNILMDRGSVVFEYGTFIRKECVDAGMPKEEAYRFPGCIVRYVRPLFFQGRGPFRWTCISGEKSDQVRLDKLALDLFPDDELVQRWIPKASKLPLEGLPARVCFLGFGQRKAFGLAVNELVRTGEISGPVAFARDNLDCGSIANPAFETEGMLDGSDAISDWPYINALLNVAAMADLVAIQANGTMGISAHTGVTMIADGTDEAALRLEACLTTDSGIGVVRHAQAGYPMARKVARGEGPLTNEAIKIPLWWTAEATFGPK, encoded by the coding sequence ATGTTGAAAACCAATGCGGCTCCGATCCTCCGGACAGTGAAAGCCCAAAGGGGCAGCCACCTCCGTTGCAAGGGCTGGCGACAGGAATCCATTCTTCGAATGCTCGAGAACAATCTCGAGAACGCGGAGAGCGCCGAGAACCTGGTTGTCTACGGTGGCATCGGCAAAGCGGCCCGTAACTGGGAAAGCTTTCATGCAATCGTCGAAGCGCTGAAAAACCTGGAGAACGACGAGACGCTCGCGATCCAGGCGGGCATGCCCGTTGCGATTTTCAAAACGCATCGCCTGGCACCGCGGGTCGTGATGGGCAACACCAACGTGATCAAGGCTGACTGGCCGATGTTCTACGGGCTCCTGGCGAAGAACCTCACGACTTATTCGTCCTACACGGCTGGGCCGTGGCAGTACATCGGTAGCCAGGGTGTTGTCGAAGGTACTTTCGAGACCTTGGCACTTGTAGCCGACGAACATTTTGGGGGAGATCTGGCGGGTCGGATATTCTTTACGGCGGGTCTCGGCGGAATGGGTAGGTCGCAGCCCTTCGCGATGGGCATGCACGGCGGCGTTACCGTATGCGTTGAGGTCCGGGAAGAGATAATCGACCAGAGGATCGCGTCGGGTTATGCCGACATGCGTGTCGACTCGCTGAAAGAAGCCATTACGCTGGCAGAAGAAGCCAAGAAAGAGCGGCGCGCTCTGAGTATTATCGTATCGGGTAACATGTGCGACGTCCTCGAAGAGGCTGTGTCGCTCGAATGGAAGCCAGATATCGTCACGGAAATGTGCCCGTGTCACGATCCATACGCTTTGATTGCCTCGGGCCTGGCTCCGAGAGACGCCGTCGACCTTCGAACGCAGAACCCGGACGAGTACATGGCACGGTCCCGGGCTACGATGCTCAGAATGGTCAAATCTCTCAACATCCTAATGGACCGCGGCTCCGTCGTTTTCGAATATGGCACGTTCATCCGCAAGGAGTGCGTTGACGCTGGCATGCCCAAGGAAGAGGCCTATCGTTTCCCAGGCTGCATCGTGCGTTACGTGCGCCCGCTGTTCTTCCAGGGACGCGGTCCGTTTCGGTGGACCTGCATCTCCGGTGAAAAAAGCGACCAGGTCCGGCTCGACAAGCTTGCACTGGACTTGTTTCCCGATGACGAACTCGTCCAGAGATGGATCCCGAAGGCGTCAAAACTTCCCCTTGAAGGTCTACCCGCCCGCGTATGCTTCCTCGGCTTTGGTCAACGAAAGGCCTTTGGACTCGCGGTGAACGAGCTGGTCCGCACGGGTGAGATATCAGGCCCCGTGGCCTTCGCACGTGACAACCTCGATTGCGGGTCGATCGCCAACCCCGCCTTCGAAACCGAAGGAATGCTCGACGGCTCGGACGCGATATCGGACTGGCCCTACATCAACGCGCTGCTCAACGTCGCCGCGATGGCCGATCTGGTGGCAATCCAGGCCAATGGCACGATGGGCATTTCCGCACACACTGGCGTTACGATGATCGCCGACGGGACGGATGAAGCTGCGCTTAGATTGGAGGCATGCCTAACGACGGATTCGGGTATCGGCGTGGTCCGCCATGCTCAGGCAGGATACCCGATGGCGCGGAAGGTGGCCCGAGGCGAAGGCCCGCTGACCAACGAGGCGATCAAGATTCCGCTGTGGTGGACGGCTGAGGCGACGTTCGGTCCTAAATGA